One window of Nymphaea colorata isolate Beijing-Zhang1983 chromosome 1, ASM883128v2, whole genome shotgun sequence genomic DNA carries:
- the LOC116249323 gene encoding uncharacterized protein LOC116249323, translating to MIALKVILNPSLHPPNRCFPHRRNPRPNKRNHCFVTVSCNTKDSEPSSSSPEGDERKRELLAKMAMIEAQKVRLTNFLDERSAYLTQFAEEANVEFDAIAEETLKGLDEASARIMENLESRMQAFEEDAGLNKEEIKRNDQVLQDFEDQMEKERNDGLFFKSLKTKPPTGDKKVDAKEEVKKLKEVTRGSAKSSIRRNIYLALVGLLVLTIIDALTISSAVDWRKIAVLGIILLALTVQLVYEQSISTETKEKDEE from the exons ATGATCGCTCTCAAGGTCATCTTGAATCCATCGCTTCATCCACCCAACCGGTGCTTCCCTCACCGCAGAAATCCACGACCGAATAAGAGGAACCACTGTTTTGTGACTGTGTCCTGCAACACGAAGGATTCCgaaccttcttcttcttcgccggAAGGAGATGAGCGCAAGCGGGAATTGCTGGCGAAGATGGCCATGATAGAAGCGCAGAAAGTCAGGCTCACCAACTTCTTGGACGAGCGATCTGCCTACTTGACACAGTTCGCCGAAGAGGCCAATGTCGAGTTCGATGCAATAGCAGAGGAAACGCTCAAGGGACTCGATGAAGCCAGTGCAAGG ATCATGGAGAATCTGGAGAGTCGGATGCAGGCCTTCGAAGAAGATGCAGGTTTGAACAAGGAGGAGATCAAGAGGAACGACCAAGTATTGCAGGACTTTGAAGACCAGATGGAGAAGGAAAGGAACGATGGGCTCTTCTTCAAGAGCCTGAAGACCAAGCCACCCACAGGGGATAAGAAGGTAGATGCCAAGGAGGAAGTCAAAAAGCTCAAGGAAGTCACCCGAGGGAGTGCCAAGTCGAGCATAAGAAGAAACATCTATCTGGCGCTGGTTGGCCTGTTGGTGCTCACCATCATCGATGCTCTCACCATTTCATCCGCCGTTGACTGGCGGAAGATAGCAGTTCTCGGAATTATTTTGTTAGCCTTGACTGTGCAGCTTGTGTATGAACAGAGCATCTCCACAGAAACgaaagaaaaggatgaagaaTGA
- the LOC116257682 gene encoding probable aquaporin PIP2-1 has product MGKEVEVTEQGAGYTAKDYTDPPPAPLFDVEDLTKWSFYRAVIAEFIATLLFLYITIATVIGYKHQFATSNDPCAGVGVLGIAWAFGGMIFVLVYCTAGISGGHINPAVTFGLLLARKVSLIRAIFYIVAQCLGAICGVGLVKGFQSAYYVRYRGGTNFLALGVSKGVGLGAEIIGTFVLVYTVFSATDPKRNARDSHVPVLAPLPIGFAVFMVHLATIPLTGTGINPARSLGAAVIFNDDSTWHNHWIFWLGPFVGAAIAAAFHQYILRASAIKALGSFRSNPNV; this is encoded by the exons ATGGGGAAGGAGGTCGAGGTGACAGAGCAGGGCGCCGGGTACACGGCCAAGGACTATACGGACCCGCCGCCGGCGCCTCTGTTCGACGTCGAGGACCTGACCAAGTGGTCCTTCTACAGGGCGGTCATAGCGgagttcatagcgacgttgctctTCCTCTACATCACCATCGCCACCGTCATCGGCTACAAGCACCAGTTCGCCACTTCCAACGACCCCTGCGCCGGGGTTGGCGTGCTGGGAATCGCCTGGGCCTTCGGCGGCATGATCTTCGTTCTCGTCTACTGCACCGCCGGAATTTCAG GCGGTCACATTAACCCGGCCGTGACGTTTGGCCTGTTGCTGGCGAGGAAGGTGTCTCTGATCAGGGCCATCTTCTACATAGTGGCTCAGTGTCTGGGTGCCATCTGCGGTGTTGGCCTGGTGAAGGGCTTCCAGAGTGCCTACTACGTCCGGTATAGGGGAGGCACCAACTTCCTCGCCCTCGGTGTCTCCAAGGGCGTCGGCCTCGGGGCTGAGATCATCGGCACCTTCGTCCTCGTCTACACCGTCTTCTCCGCCACCGATCCCAAGAGGAACGCCCGTGACTCCCATGTGCCG GTTCTGGCACCATTACCCATTGGGTTCGCGGTGTTCATGGTCCATCTAGCCACCATCCCACTCACGGGCACGGGCATCAATCCTGCCCGTAGCCTGGGCGCTGCGGTCATCTTCAACGACGACTCCACCTGGCACAACCAC TGGATCTTCTGGTTGGGGCCCTTCGTTGGAGCTGCCATTGCTGCTGCCTTCCACCAATACATCCTCAGAGCCTCTGCCATCAAGGCTCTTGGTTCCTTCAGGAGCAACCCCAACGTCTAA
- the LOC116249743 gene encoding 60S ribosomal protein L12-like: MPPKFDPTQIVEVYVRVTGGEVGAASSLAPKIGPLGLSPKKIGEDIAKETAKDWKGLRVTVKLTVQNRQAKVFVVPSAAALVIKALKEPERDRKKTKNIKHNGNISLDDVIEIARVMKPRSMAKDLAGTVKEILGTCVSVGCTVDGKDPKDLQTEITDGDVEIPEA; encoded by the coding sequence atGCCGCCGAAGTTCGATCCGACGCAGATCGTGGAGGTGTACGTCCGGGTGACGGGCGGAGAAGTCGGGGCGGCGTCGTCTCTGGCGCCGAAGATCGGGCCTCTGGGTTTGTCGCCGAAGAAGATAGGAGAAGACATCGCCAAGGAAACGGCCAAGGACTGGAAGGGCCTGCGCGTCACCGTGAAGCTCACTGTCCAGAACCGGCAGGCCAAGGTCTTCGtcgttcccagcgccgccgccCTCGTCATCAAGGCACTGAAGGAGCCGGAGCGCGACcggaagaagacaaagaacaTCAAGCACAATGGCAACATCTCCTTGGACGATGTCATCGAGATTGCCCGCGTTATGAAGCCCAGGTCCATGGCCAAGGACCTCGCCGGCACCGTCAAGGAGATCCTTGGCACATGCGTCTCCGTCGGCTGCACCGTCGATGGCAAGGATCCCAAGGACCTGCAAACGGAGATCACGGACGGCGACGTGGAAATACCGGAAGCCTGA